One window from the genome of Rhodopseudomonas sp. P2A-2r encodes:
- a CDS encoding transglutaminase-like domain-containing protein — translation MLIRVGFEITYAAPQPTPMVTMLSIHPSRWSDIVGTESITTDPNVPITYYRDSFGNVCGRLVAPAGGITFHGNTLVRDSGQPDVVVPAAQQLPIDQLPDECLLYLMASRYCETDKLTDIAWSLFGNTEPGWNRVQTIIAFVHNHVKFGYEHAHAMKSAHDVYAQGNGVCRDYAHLALTFCRCMGIPARYCTGYMGDIGIPYDGSVMDFSGWFEVYLSGRWYTCDARHNKPRIGRILMGTGRDAADVALTTSFGRMDLVKFFVISDEIKNPDPVD, via the coding sequence ATGCTCATCAGGGTCGGCTTCGAGATCACCTATGCAGCGCCGCAGCCGACACCGATGGTGACGATGCTCAGCATCCATCCGTCGCGATGGAGCGACATCGTCGGCACCGAGTCCATCACCACCGATCCGAACGTGCCGATCACCTATTACCGCGACAGCTTCGGCAATGTATGCGGCCGGCTGGTGGCCCCGGCCGGCGGCATCACCTTCCACGGCAACACGCTGGTGCGCGATTCCGGCCAGCCCGACGTGGTGGTGCCGGCGGCGCAGCAATTGCCGATCGACCAGCTGCCCGACGAATGCCTGCTCTACCTGATGGCCAGCCGCTATTGCGAGACCGACAAGCTCACCGACATCGCCTGGTCGCTGTTCGGCAATACCGAGCCCGGCTGGAATCGGGTGCAAACCATCATCGCCTTCGTGCACAACCATGTGAAATTCGGCTACGAGCATGCCCATGCGATGAAGTCGGCCCATGACGTCTACGCCCAGGGCAATGGTGTGTGCCGCGACTACGCGCATCTGGCGCTGACCTTTTGCCGCTGCATGGGCATTCCGGCGCGCTACTGCACCGGCTATATGGGCGACATCGGCATTCCCTATGACGGATCGGTGATGGACTTCTCCGGCTGGTTCGAGGTCTATCTGTCCGGCCGCTGGTACACCTGCGACGCCCGCCACAACAAGCCGCGCATCGGCCGCATCCTGATGGGCACCGGCCGCGACGCCGCCGACGTGGCGCTGACCACCAGCTTCGGCCGCATGGACCTGGTCAAGTTCTTTGTGATATCCGACGAGATCAAGAACCCGGACCCCGTCGACTGA
- a CDS encoding DUF3592 domain-containing protein has translation MPDIPWYAYAIVLSPAVLFLIAATWKYLQVRAASDWPSTPGKVVVSTSEVRDVKVIDDTRADRQRLEQRNFANIVYEYTVSGQKLRNNRVDIGENRGNFEVAETIARYPVGADVTVYYNPRHPRDAVLERDLPKGAAGCLAWGIVIVLVIVFGGAFGGKHMADYVAAHLADPKLSPLVMALGAFGFFIALFGLALHRQSRLARSWPVVPGVIKLSGVETYQSADSDTGRAGPMMHERKVTYSYRFNHIAYIGSAGSISTSNPSPPRWQMRLFGMDYQNGAAVRVFVNPANPTDSTLNPGGGAAWFLWAIAAGFAVAAGYVATHG, from the coding sequence TTGCCCGATATCCCCTGGTACGCCTATGCGATCGTGCTGTCGCCGGCCGTCCTCTTCCTGATCGCCGCAACCTGGAAATATCTCCAGGTCCGTGCCGCCAGCGACTGGCCGTCGACGCCCGGCAAGGTCGTGGTGTCGACTTCCGAAGTGCGCGACGTCAAGGTGATCGACGACACCCGTGCCGATCGCCAGCGCCTTGAGCAGCGCAACTTCGCCAATATCGTCTACGAATACACGGTGAGCGGACAGAAGCTGCGCAACAACCGCGTCGACATCGGCGAGAACCGCGGCAATTTCGAGGTTGCCGAAACCATCGCGCGCTATCCGGTCGGCGCCGATGTCACCGTTTACTACAATCCGCGGCACCCGCGGGATGCGGTGCTGGAGCGCGATCTGCCGAAAGGCGCCGCCGGCTGCCTGGCCTGGGGCATCGTCATCGTGCTGGTCATCGTGTTCGGCGGCGCGTTCGGCGGCAAGCACATGGCGGACTATGTTGCCGCGCATCTGGCCGATCCCAAACTGTCGCCGCTGGTGATGGCGCTGGGCGCGTTCGGTTTTTTCATCGCGCTGTTCGGGCTGGCGCTGCATCGCCAGTCGAGGTTGGCGCGGAGCTGGCCGGTGGTGCCCGGCGTGATCAAGCTATCGGGCGTGGAGACCTATCAAAGCGCCGACAGCGACACCGGCCGCGCCGGACCGATGATGCACGAGCGCAAGGTGACCTACAGCTACCGCTTCAACCATATCGCCTATATCGGGAGCGCCGGCAGCATCAGCACCAGCAATCCGTCGCCGCCACGCTGGCAGATGCGCTTGTTCGGCATGGACTACCAGAACGGCGCGGCGGTCCGCGTGTTCGTCAACCCCGCCAACCCGACCGACTCCACCCTCAATCCGGGCGGCGGGGCAGCGTGGTTCCTGTGGGCCATCGCGGCGGGATTTGCGGTGGCGGCGGGTTACGTCGCGACGCATGGGTAG
- a CDS encoding alpha/beta fold hydrolase, which produces MAEAMPILLVPGLASSPRIYAPVIPALWRCGPVAVANHIRDDSMAAIARRILAEAPPRFALAGHSMGGYIAFEIIRQAPERVMRLALLNTQAVPDTPVASERRRGQISRVEAGRFHDVLDELFPGFVHPSRQDDPGLRRLVHDMGDDIGPEAFIRQQTAVMERPDSRPTLSAIRCPTLVLSGDQDATIPNSQSVDMADAIAGATLAIIPECGHLSQAERPQATAEALVSWLRG; this is translated from the coding sequence ATGGCCGAGGCAATGCCGATTCTGCTGGTTCCCGGTCTGGCCTCGTCGCCCCGGATCTATGCCCCGGTCATTCCTGCATTGTGGCGCTGCGGCCCGGTGGCGGTGGCCAACCACATCCGCGACGACAGCATGGCGGCGATCGCCCGCCGCATCCTGGCCGAGGCGCCGCCGCGCTTCGCACTGGCCGGCCATTCGATGGGCGGCTACATTGCCTTCGAGATCATCAGGCAGGCGCCGGAGCGGGTGATGCGGCTGGCGCTGCTCAACACCCAGGCCGTGCCGGACACCCCAGTGGCCAGCGAGCGGCGGCGCGGGCAGATTTCCCGGGTCGAGGCCGGGCGATTTCACGACGTGCTCGACGAACTGTTTCCCGGTTTCGTGCATCCGTCGCGGCAGGACGACCCCGGGTTGCGCCGGCTGGTCCATGACATGGGCGACGACATCGGTCCCGAGGCCTTCATCCGCCAGCAGACCGCGGTGATGGAGCGGCCGGATTCGCGGCCCACCCTGAGCGCGATCCGCTGCCCGACGCTGGTGCTGTCGGGCGATCAGGACGCCACCATCCCGAACAGCCAGTCGGTCGACATGGCCGATGCCATCGCCGGCGCGACGCTGGCGATCATTCCGGAGTGCGGACATCTGTCGCAGGCGGAGCGGCCGCAAGCCACCGCCGAGGCCTTGGTGTCGTGGTTGCGCGGCTGA
- a CDS encoding glycosyltransferase family 39 protein, producing MQLDYFTVMAARSAASPARWRRPFLRWLDGIEKGWGIPLLIAAFAAVWLLFLMIAYLSGDLHADALEAWVVGRDFAWGNAKHPPLMGWIAFLWTLVFPLTDWSIQLLAMTNAAVALWAVDLIARRFVRGDQRAVVLLLLMLLPAYQFHAQRFNANTVLLAVWPLATYCFLRAFETRTVAWSAAAGAMAALVMLGKYYSVFLVGSFALAALMHPQRRLYFRSWSPVVSTLTGLAVLGPHLYWLATTGATPFSYAMQVHGGVPFRQSLVEAAMFLLGLAATMALPALVWILSAETRLARFVADFRAMNPGLVLLFWILFGTVALPVVTTVALGTDMPSLWALQGLFLVAILIVCGASFALERLYVVNMMVFVGGIALLAVTVAAPIHAIYRNDAGANDRTYYRLAAMELTRRWHDVAHVPLPAVSGDDPLAFATAFYSPDHPRYSRPFRHQYKWGMPRVTTLDKGWAAMCFADNAACLGWMASVTAIAPRYSRVDFTVTPQLWGRPGRPASIAALMVLPVAAGQPAPSRVPADDVGASQRHR from the coding sequence TTGCAACTCGACTATTTCACCGTGATGGCGGCACGCTCCGCTGCCTCACCTGCGCGGTGGCGGCGGCCGTTCTTGCGCTGGCTCGACGGCATCGAGAAGGGCTGGGGCATTCCCCTGCTGATCGCCGCCTTCGCCGCGGTCTGGCTGCTGTTCCTGATGATCGCCTATCTCAGCGGCGACCTGCATGCCGACGCCCTGGAGGCCTGGGTGGTGGGCCGCGATTTCGCATGGGGCAATGCCAAGCATCCGCCGCTGATGGGCTGGATCGCCTTTCTGTGGACCCTGGTGTTTCCGCTGACCGACTGGTCGATCCAGTTGCTGGCCATGACCAACGCCGCGGTGGCGCTGTGGGCCGTCGACCTGATCGCGCGCCGTTTCGTGCGCGGCGACCAACGCGCGGTGGTACTGCTGCTCCTGATGCTGCTGCCGGCCTACCAGTTTCATGCCCAGCGCTTCAACGCCAACACCGTGCTGCTCGCGGTCTGGCCGCTGGCGACGTACTGTTTTCTACGCGCCTTTGAGACCCGGACCGTCGCCTGGTCGGCCGCGGCCGGCGCGATGGCCGCGCTGGTGATGCTCGGCAAGTATTATTCGGTGTTCCTGGTCGGCAGCTTCGCGCTGGCGGCGCTGATGCATCCGCAGCGCCGGCTGTATTTCCGCTCCTGGTCGCCCGTCGTGTCGACGCTGACGGGGTTGGCCGTGCTGGGGCCGCACCTGTACTGGCTGGCGACCACCGGCGCCACGCCGTTCAGCTATGCCATGCAGGTCCATGGCGGCGTGCCCTTCCGGCAGTCGCTGGTCGAGGCGGCGATGTTCCTGCTGGGCCTGGCCGCGACGATGGCGCTGCCCGCGCTGGTGTGGATCCTGAGCGCGGAGACACGGCTGGCGAGATTCGTAGCGGATTTCCGTGCCATGAATCCCGGCCTGGTGCTGCTGTTCTGGATCTTGTTCGGCACCGTCGCGCTGCCGGTGGTCACGACCGTCGCACTGGGCACCGACATGCCGTCGCTGTGGGCGCTGCAGGGGCTGTTCCTGGTCGCGATCCTGATCGTCTGCGGCGCGAGTTTCGCGCTCGAACGGCTCTACGTCGTCAACATGATGGTGTTTGTTGGCGGCATCGCGCTGTTGGCCGTGACGGTGGCGGCGCCGATTCATGCCATCTATCGCAATGACGCGGGCGCCAACGACCGGACCTATTACCGGCTGGCCGCCATGGAGCTGACGCGACGTTGGCATGACGTTGCCCACGTGCCGCTGCCGGCGGTGTCGGGCGACGACCCTCTGGCCTTCGCCACTGCCTTCTACAGCCCCGATCACCCGCGTTATTCCCGCCCCTTCCGCCACCAGTACAAGTGGGGCATGCCGCGGGTGACCACGCTCGACAAGGGCTGGGCGGCGATGTGCTTCGCCGACAACGCGGCATGCCTCGGCTGGATGGCCAGCGTGACGGCGATTGCTCCGCGATACAGCCGTGTTGATTTCACCGTGACGCCGCAGCTCTGGGGGCGTCCCGGCCGGCCCGCCAGCATCGCCGCACTGATGGTGCTGCCGGTGGCCGCTGGCCAGCCGGCACCGTCGCGCGTGCCGGCCGATGACGTCGGCGCCAGCCAGCGGCACCGCTGA
- a CDS encoding acyl-CoA synthetase: protein MLTETSDYDQLYREFRWDIPARFNIATAACDRHADGSGRLALIYVDEDGATTRFSFDQMQSFSRRFANVLKADGLSRGDRVAVFLSQSVELPIVHLAAFRSGFVSVPLFTLFGEDALEFRLANSGAKAVVTDASGWAKLSRIRDRLPDLQHIYVTSATPGAAAKSFWPAIESASDDFATVDTSCDDPAIIIYTSGTTGNPKGALHAHRVLLGHLPNVEMVHGFFPKPNDVYWTPADWAWIGGLFDALFPAWYHGVPIVGHRAKKFEPQAAMQLMADHEVRNVFLPPTALKLMRQADVKHPGVHLRSMLTGGESLGAELLGWVRNTFGIDAHEIYGQTECNLVVGNNAKLFPIRPGSMGKATPGFDVRIVDESGKELPSGARGIVGVRQPNPCTMLGYWQNPEGTAKKFAGEFLLTGDLGVQDDDGYFWYVSREDDVITSAGYRIGPSEIEHTLLKHPAVANAAVVGVPDPIRTEAIKAWIVLRPGFEAGEALAREIQDFVKVQLAAHEYPRHVQFADSLPMTATGKVLRRELRALG, encoded by the coding sequence ATGCTCACCGAAACGTCCGACTACGATCAGCTCTATCGCGAGTTTCGCTGGGACATTCCTGCGCGTTTCAATATCGCCACAGCAGCTTGCGACCGTCACGCCGATGGCTCGGGCAGGCTGGCGTTGATCTATGTCGACGAGGACGGCGCCACGACGCGCTTTTCGTTCGACCAGATGCAATCCTTTTCGCGCCGCTTTGCCAATGTCCTGAAGGCCGACGGGCTCAGTCGCGGCGATCGCGTTGCGGTGTTCCTGTCGCAGTCGGTGGAATTGCCGATCGTGCATCTTGCTGCATTCCGCTCCGGCTTCGTCTCGGTGCCGCTGTTCACTTTGTTCGGCGAGGACGCGCTGGAATTCCGGCTGGCCAATTCCGGGGCGAAGGCGGTGGTCACCGACGCGAGCGGGTGGGCGAAGCTGTCCAGGATCCGCGACCGGCTGCCGGATCTGCAGCATATCTATGTGACCTCGGCTACGCCCGGTGCGGCAGCGAAATCGTTCTGGCCGGCGATCGAGTCTGCTTCCGACGATTTCGCGACCGTTGATACCTCCTGCGACGATCCCGCCATCATCATCTACACCTCCGGCACGACAGGTAATCCTAAGGGCGCGCTGCATGCGCATCGCGTGCTGCTCGGCCATCTTCCCAATGTGGAGATGGTGCACGGCTTCTTCCCCAAGCCCAATGATGTCTACTGGACGCCGGCGGACTGGGCATGGATCGGCGGGCTGTTCGACGCGCTGTTTCCGGCCTGGTATCACGGCGTGCCGATTGTCGGCCATCGCGCGAAAAAGTTCGAGCCGCAGGCCGCGATGCAATTGATGGCCGATCACGAGGTGCGCAATGTGTTCCTGCCGCCGACCGCGCTGAAGCTGATGCGGCAGGCCGATGTCAAACATCCCGGGGTGCACCTGCGCAGCATGCTGACCGGGGGCGAGTCGCTCGGTGCCGAATTGCTCGGCTGGGTGCGCAACACTTTCGGCATCGATGCCCACGAGATCTACGGCCAGACCGAATGCAACCTGGTGGTCGGCAACAATGCAAAACTGTTCCCGATCCGGCCGGGATCGATGGGCAAGGCCACGCCAGGTTTTGACGTGCGCATCGTCGACGAGAGCGGCAAGGAATTGCCATCAGGCGCGCGCGGCATTGTCGGCGTCCGCCAGCCCAATCCTTGCACCATGCTCGGCTACTGGCAGAACCCGGAAGGCACCGCGAAGAAATTTGCCGGCGAATTCCTGCTGACCGGCGATCTCGGGGTGCAGGACGACGACGGCTATTTCTGGTATGTCAGCCGCGAGGACGATGTGATCACCTCCGCCGGCTACCGGATCGGCCCCTCCGAGATCGAGCATACCTTGCTCAAGCACCCGGCGGTGGCCAATGCCGCGGTGGTGGGCGTGCCCGATCCGATCCGCACCGAGGCGATCAAGGCCTGGATCGTGCTGCGCCCCGGCTTCGAGGCCGGCGAGGCCTTGGCGCGCGAGATTCAGGACTTCGTCAAGGTGCAGCTCGCCGCGCACGAATATCCGCGCCACGTGCAGTTCGCCGACAGCTTGCCGATGACCGCCACCGGCAAGGTGCTGCGGCGCGAATTGCGCGCGCTGGGCTGA
- a CDS encoding SRPBCC family protein, with protein sequence MSKPEFVYTTFINTTPDKLWHALTDTDFTERYWFGCKLTSDWKVGSPMQMTRGGQIMNECVILESDPPRRLVYSWLTVFDEAMKQERPSQVTFVLEPTTRGAVKLTVTHDGFAEGSKTLPSISEGWPLVLSSLKSILETGQPVAFEKTIAA encoded by the coding sequence ATGAGTAAACCGGAATTCGTCTACACGACCTTCATCAACACCACGCCGGACAAACTCTGGCACGCTTTGACCGATACGGATTTCACCGAACGCTACTGGTTCGGCTGCAAGCTGACCTCGGACTGGAAGGTCGGCTCGCCCATGCAGATGACGCGCGGCGGCCAGATCATGAACGAATGCGTCATCCTGGAATCCGATCCGCCGCGCCGGCTGGTCTATAGCTGGCTGACGGTGTTCGACGAGGCCATGAAGCAGGAGCGGCCTTCGCAGGTGACGTTCGTGCTCGAACCCACCACCCGGGGCGCCGTCAAGCTCACCGTCACCCACGACGGCTTCGCTGAAGGCAGCAAGACCCTGCCCAGCATTTCCGAGGGCTGGCCGCTGGTGCTGTCGAGCCTCAAGAGCATTCTCGAGACCGGCCAGCCGGTGGCTTTCGAGAAGACAATCGCGGCGTAG
- a CDS encoding N-formylglutamate amidohydrolase, whose translation MLGDLGLPDSERRRHIGWDIGIAGVAEQMAGALGAHLIAQRYSRLVIDCNRPPEAPSSIPIISEATTVPGNEGLSRDEAEARRREIFDPYHQRIRETIDQRQRDGVPTVLVALHSFTPVYAGIARPWHIGTLYQKDTRLPPLLLDFLRAEPDLVVGDNEPYAVSDATDYTIPVHAEARGLMNTGIEIRQDLISDQAGETQWAERLTQIFGEIEAVLKTKGLI comes from the coding sequence ATGCTGGGCGACCTCGGCCTGCCCGACAGCGAGCGGCGGCGCCATATCGGCTGGGATATCGGCATTGCCGGCGTCGCCGAGCAGATGGCAGGCGCGCTGGGCGCGCATCTGATCGCGCAGCGCTATTCGCGGCTGGTGATCGACTGCAATCGCCCGCCGGAAGCGCCGAGCTCGATCCCGATCATCAGCGAAGCCACCACGGTGCCGGGCAATGAGGGGCTGAGCCGCGACGAGGCCGAGGCGCGGCGGCGCGAGATCTTCGATCCCTACCACCAGCGTATTCGCGAGACCATCGACCAAAGGCAGCGCGACGGCGTGCCCACGGTGCTGGTGGCACTACACAGTTTCACGCCGGTCTATGCCGGCATCGCCAGGCCCTGGCACATCGGCACGCTCTATCAGAAAGACACTCGCCTGCCGCCGCTGCTGCTGGATTTCTTGCGCGCCGAGCCGGATCTCGTGGTCGGCGACAACGAGCCCTATGCGGTGTCGGATGCCACCGACTACACCATTCCGGTCCATGCCGAAGCGCGCGGACTGATGAATACCGGCATCGAGATCAGGCAGGACCTGATTTCGGATCAGGCCGGCGAGACGCAATGGGCCGAGCGGCTGACGCAGATCTTTGGCGAGATCGAAGCGGTGCTGAAGACGAAGGGGCTGATCTAG
- the carA gene encoding glutamine-hydrolyzing carbamoyl-phosphate synthase small subunit: MTPSENASAWPDHKPTALLVLADGTVLEGFGLGAEGQAVGEVCFNTAMTGYEEILTDPSYAGQLITFTFPHIGNVGTNDEDIETVNMAATPGARGVILRAGITDPSNYRSTRDLDAWLKARGIIGISGIDTRALTALIREKGMPNAVLVHARDGVFDLHGLKEEAREWPGLEGMDLVPMVTSSQRYSWDETPWEWEKGFGRQTAPEFHVVAIDYGIKRNILRLLAGEGCKITVVPATTSAEDIMALKPDGVFLSNGPGDPAETGKYAVPVIQQVIASGTPTFGICLGHQMLGLAVGAKTKKMHQGHHGANHPVKDETTGKVEITSMNHGFAVDEATLPAGALQTHISLFDGSNCGIQLEGKPVFSVQYHPEASPGPRDSHYLFRRFSDLMRARKAS; the protein is encoded by the coding sequence ATGACCCCCTCTGAAAATGCATCAGCCTGGCCGGACCACAAACCGACCGCGCTCCTCGTGCTTGCCGATGGCACCGTGCTCGAAGGCTTCGGCCTCGGCGCGGAAGGCCAGGCGGTCGGCGAAGTCTGCTTCAACACGGCGATGACCGGCTATGAGGAGATCCTCACCGATCCCTCCTATGCCGGGCAGCTCATCACCTTCACCTTCCCGCATATCGGCAACGTCGGCACCAACGACGAGGATATCGAGACCGTGAACATGGCGGCGACGCCGGGCGCCCGCGGAGTGATCCTGCGCGCAGGGATCACCGATCCGTCGAATTACCGCTCCACCCGCGACCTCGACGCGTGGCTGAAGGCGCGCGGCATCATCGGCATCTCCGGCATCGACACCCGCGCCCTGACCGCGCTGATCCGCGAAAAGGGCATGCCCAACGCGGTGCTGGTTCATGCCAGGGATGGCGTGTTCGACCTGCACGGCCTGAAGGAAGAGGCCCGCGAGTGGCCCGGCCTCGAGGGTATGGACTTGGTGCCCATGGTCACCTCGTCGCAGCGTTACAGCTGGGATGAGACCCCGTGGGAATGGGAAAAGGGTTTTGGCCGCCAGACCGCGCCGGAATTCCATGTCGTGGCCATCGATTACGGCATCAAGCGCAACATCCTGCGCCTGCTGGCCGGCGAGGGTTGCAAGATCACGGTCGTTCCCGCCACCACCTCGGCCGAAGACATCATGGCGCTGAAGCCGGACGGCGTGTTCCTGTCGAACGGCCCGGGCGATCCCGCCGAGACCGGCAAATATGCCGTGCCGGTGATCCAGCAGGTGATCGCCTCGGGCACGCCGACCTTCGGCATCTGCCTCGGCCACCAGATGCTCGGCCTCGCCGTCGGCGCCAAGACCAAGAAGATGCATCAGGGCCATCACGGCGCCAATCACCCGGTCAAGGACGAGACCACCGGCAAGGTGGAAATCACCTCGATGAACCACGGCTTTGCCGTGGACGAGGCGACCCTGCCCGCCGGCGCGCTGCAGACCCACATCTCGCTGTTCGACGGCTCCAACTGCGGCATCCAGCTCGAGGGCAAACCGGTGTTCTCGGTGCAGTACCACCCGGAAGCCTCGCCCGGCCCCCGCGATTCGCATTACCTGTTCCGGCGGTTCTCGGACCTGATGCGCGCCAGGAAGGCGTCGTAG
- a CDS encoding GatB/YqeY domain-containing protein yields the protein MLRDDINNAVKDAMRAKDERKLSTLRMVNSTIKNADIAARGEGKPLLTDGEILVVLQKMIKQRQESVELYDKGGRAELADQERAEIAVITAYLPQQMSDDDVKTAIAAAIAEINAVGIKDMGKVIAALKAKYSGQMDFAKASGLVKAALTA from the coding sequence ATGCTGCGCGACGATATCAACAATGCCGTCAAGGACGCTATGCGGGCCAAGGACGAGCGCAAGCTGTCCACCCTGCGGATGGTCAATTCGACCATCAAGAACGCCGACATCGCCGCCCGCGGCGAGGGCAAGCCCTTGCTCACCGATGGCGAGATCCTGGTGGTGCTGCAGAAAATGATTAAGCAGCGCCAGGAATCCGTCGAACTCTACGACAAGGGCGGCCGCGCCGAACTGGCCGACCAGGAGCGCGCCGAGATCGCCGTCATCACCGCCTACCTGCCGCAGCAGATGTCCGACGACGACGTCAAGACGGCGATCGCCGCCGCCATCGCCGAGATCAATGCTGTGGGCATCAAGGACATGGGCAAGGTGATCGCCGCGCTGAAGGCGAAGTATTCCGGCCAGATGGATTTTGCCAAGGCCAGCGGCCTGGTCAAGGCTGCGCTGACGGCGTGA
- a CDS encoding DUF2189 domain-containing protein — protein sequence MTSISGKTDPVVRRITAADIAESLGEGLRDFQAAPLFGLAFGALYVAGGIAILLSLTAFGMVYLAYPLAAGFALIGPFVAVGLYEVSRQREAGQRPSWRGIWATVKTRSEIGWMAFVTLFVFLIWMYQVRLLIAVLLGLNASFASLPEFITVVLTTNEGLVFLALGNLVGAALSLILFSLTVVSFPLLLERDIDAVTAMITSVRAVVMSPLPMIGWAAVIVVLLAVSSLPYFLGLLVTLPVLGHATWHLYRRIVVPVAASDAVTSPPPLGSPATG from the coding sequence ATGACATCCATCTCGGGAAAGACCGATCCGGTCGTCCGGCGCATCACCGCCGCCGACATCGCGGAGTCGCTGGGCGAGGGGCTGCGCGATTTCCAGGCGGCGCCGCTGTTCGGGCTGGCCTTCGGCGCGCTTTACGTCGCTGGCGGCATCGCCATCCTGCTCAGCCTGACCGCATTCGGCATGGTTTACCTCGCTTATCCGCTGGCCGCCGGCTTTGCGCTGATCGGGCCGTTCGTTGCCGTCGGCCTCTATGAGGTGAGCCGCCAGCGTGAGGCCGGGCAGCGGCCGTCGTGGCGCGGCATCTGGGCCACCGTGAAGACGCGCAGCGAGATCGGCTGGATGGCCTTCGTCACGCTGTTCGTGTTCCTCATCTGGATGTACCAGGTGCGCTTGTTGATCGCCGTGCTGCTCGGCCTCAATGCATCCTTCGCCAGCCTGCCGGAATTCATCACGGTGGTGCTGACCACCAATGAAGGGTTGGTGTTCCTGGCGCTCGGCAATCTGGTCGGCGCGGCGCTGTCGCTGATCCTGTTCTCGCTCACGGTGGTGTCGTTCCCGCTGCTGCTGGAGCGCGACATCGACGCGGTCACCGCGATGATCACCAGCGTGCGCGCGGTGGTGATGAGCCCGCTGCCGATGATCGGCTGGGCCGCGGTCATCGTGGTGCTACTGGCGGTGTCGTCGCTGCCGTATTTCCTCGGCCTGCTGGTGACGCTGCCGGTGCTCGGCCACGCCACCTGGCATCTGTACCGGCGCATCGTTGTGCCGGTCGCGGCGTCCGATGCGGTGACGTCGCCGCCGCCGCTCGGATCGCCGGCGACGGGATAG
- a CDS encoding transglutaminase family protein, which yields MPLLTIHHKTEYRYAHPVAFGEHRIMLRPRDGHDLRMLTGNLQITPEPMSLRWIHDVFGNSVAIATFDERARTLTFSATATIEHMPTDEFALTPDDRAYFYPFMYDGDELPDLREFIRPQYGDPDGELAYWARGFLDPDGPTPTFNILAGMTHGIRKQFKYRKRHEHGTQHPLDTLQTQSGTCRDFALFMIEACRRLGIAARFVSGYLFIHGDKQHGYVGGGSTHAWVQVYLPAAGWIEFDPTNGIVGSRDLIRVAVARDPRQAIPLHGTYLGSADAFLGMDVSINVVSVGEDVKAHT from the coding sequence ATGCCCCTGCTGACGATTCATCACAAGACCGAATATCGCTATGCCCATCCGGTGGCGTTCGGCGAGCATCGCATCATGCTGCGTCCGCGCGACGGGCACGACCTCCGCATGCTCACGGGTAATCTGCAGATCACCCCGGAGCCGATGTCGCTGCGCTGGATCCACGATGTGTTCGGCAATTCGGTGGCCATCGCCACCTTCGACGAGCGTGCCCGCACGCTGACCTTCAGCGCGACCGCCACCATCGAGCACATGCCGACCGATGAATTCGCGCTGACGCCGGACGACCGCGCCTATTTCTACCCCTTCATGTATGACGGCGACGAACTGCCCGACCTGCGGGAATTCATCCGCCCGCAATATGGCGATCCCGACGGCGAGCTGGCTTACTGGGCGCGCGGATTCCTCGATCCCGACGGGCCGACGCCGACCTTCAACATCCTCGCCGGTATGACCCATGGCATCCGCAAGCAGTTCAAGTACCGCAAGCGCCACGAGCACGGCACCCAGCATCCGCTGGATACGCTGCAGACCCAGTCCGGCACCTGCCGCGACTTCGCATTGTTCATGATCGAGGCCTGCCGCCGCCTCGGTATCGCCGCGCGCTTCGTCTCTGGCTACCTGTTCATTCACGGCGATAAGCAGCATGGCTATGTCGGCGGCGGCTCCACCCACGCCTGGGTGCAGGTCTATCTTCCCGCCGCGGGCTGGATCGAGTTCGATCCCACCAACGGCATCGTCGGCAGCCGCGATCTCATTCGCGTCGCCGTGGCGCGTGATCCGCGCCAGGCGATCCCGCTGCACGGCACCTATCTCGGTTCGGCTGACGCTTTCCTCGGTATGGATGTCAGCATCAATGTCGTCTCGGTCGGCGAAGACGTAAAGGCACACACCTAA
- a CDS encoding ArsR/SmtB family transcription factor translates to MDEVFKALADASRRSLLDRLHARNGQTLNELCDGLAMSRQAVTKHLAILEAANLVATIRHGREKLHYLNPVPIFDIGERWIRKFERGKLTALSALKRQLEKDDE, encoded by the coding sequence ATGGATGAAGTCTTCAAGGCACTGGCCGACGCGTCGCGACGTTCGTTGCTGGACCGGCTTCATGCCCGGAACGGCCAGACGCTGAACGAACTGTGCGACGGCCTCGCCATGAGCCGGCAGGCGGTGACCAAGCATCTGGCGATCCTGGAGGCCGCCAATCTGGTCGCGACCATCAGGCATGGCCGCGAGAAGCTGCACTATCTCAATCCCGTGCCGATCTTTGACATCGGCGAGCGCTGGATCAGGAAATTCGAGCGCGGCAAGCTCACCGCGCTCAGCGCCTTGAAACGCCAACTGGAGAAGGACGATGAGTAA